The following DNA comes from Lates calcarifer isolate ASB-BC8 linkage group LG2, TLL_Latcal_v3, whole genome shotgun sequence.
TCCCACATTCAGCAGAATgcaatacatttaaatgatgaaaacagtATTGCTGCAgtatgtttgcatttttaaatacCTTTCAAAGAAGGATGGGGAGCAGGCGTTCATTGACATAGTCATGGCAGATGAATTCTGACAGTCCAGCCCATCCAACATAATATCAGGGTAATCCTCTGCACTACAAGATGGGGTGCGTGGAGTCTGCATCACTTCCTCAAAACTAGGGCAGGAGATGACAGATGTAGGCGTGGGGACACCAGTTGGCCTGTTTTGATCTGGCCTGGGAGAAGCAGGGAGGTGCTCCTTCATTTGGTGGCCACCCAGCCAGTCCTTTGAGTTTTGACTGTCTGAGGGCTGGAACTTCCTGCCTGGGGACATCATTTGGGCCGGGAGACCCACATCCTTCAGCTTCTTCTCTTTAAGACCAGACTCCAGGCTGTTGGATTTCTTTGATGACAGCTCACTGCGGTTTTTCCGTACTTCCTCTGTGGACTTGGTTTTGTCCTTCAGTTTTGGGTCCCCTGACTTGGGTCTTAGCTTCTCCATCTGCTTCatcctctctttgtgtctcttgtgGCGCTCTTCAATCTCCTGGTCTTTTAGACTCAACATCTGACCAAAACTCGTCATTTGATAATCACCATCCACCAACAGTTTTTCACGTGGACGACTATCTTTCCGTACTGTGTCTTTGGACTGAGTgagcttttcattttcatccttaGCCTTAGATTTACTGTGGTCCATTCTGTTGTCTTTGTCCAATGTGTCCcgatttctgtcttttttcatctcAAATTTAGGACTGTCTTCTTTTGACCTGTCTTTCAGAACAGTGACCTGTGGGCTGTCTTTCAACCCTGACTTCACATCCTCTTTGGAGTGTTTAAATGACCCAAAGCCATCGATGtacttgtttttctcctccttcattttttccttatgtttttcctttttcttcttgtccttcATCCTGTCACTGATGACACCAGTTgctttgtctttgtcctttttgGACATCTCTTTTTCAAATTCCAATGTTTTCTCAAAGTCGTCCTCGCCGTCCCCCTTAGCTCCATATGGGAATGTGTAAGGGTCTGCCTCTAAAGGCATGGGCTCTTTCTCAAAAGGCAGGCTCTCTCTGCGGCTGTACTCTCTGATCTCCTCAGTCTTGTCACGtttgtctcctttgtctttctttactttttctttctccttgtcATGGCTCTTCTTGGACGAAGACGAAGAGGAATGTCGatgcctttctttctctctgaacttGTCTTGGGGCGTAGATATGGACAGGGAGTCTCTCCTGTCCTCAGACACATCAGTCAGACTGATGGAGTCATAGTAACTAGTGAGGACTGGCTCATGACCTCTGTCAGTGAAACTATCTGATGAGATTTCACTGTTCTTGTCATTGGAGTCATCCTTGTAGTCGTTCATAGCTTCTTCCTCCAGTTTTTCCAAGAGGGACTTTTCATTCTCACCACTACCCTTTGAGGGTTTCCTTTCTTTAGAATGGTCcagtttgtctttatatttgctctttgtcttttcctcaCTTGTGTCCCTTTTGTCCAGCAGCTTCtgcttatttttcttctcttggtttgagtccactgacattctgtctttcctctccttaTGCTTTGCATCTACAGAatctttcttgtctttgttgtgtttctctaAGGAGCCTTTCCTCTCTTTGCCTGTGTCAAATGTggccttttctttcttcttttctttgtggtCTTTGTCCTTTGCCTTTTCCGTGTTATGTTTAGCCTCTGCTGaagattttctcattttttctgaAGGGAAGTGATCCAGCTCATCCTGGTCAGGTGTTGAGTCTTTTCTGATGGAGTCAGACACGAGTACGCCGCCATTGTAGCTGTCCTCATCGTCATCACTTTCATCAGTGAATATGTCAGCTATCTTGAACCATGTTTTCTCCCGGACTTTCTCaggttttctttcctctttctttatctccAAGAAATCTTTCTCCCTATCAGCGTGTTTGTCTTGAGAGGCCTTTTCTTTCTTGTCCTTGATCTGTTCTGAAGACATCTTTCGGTCTTTGTCCTTGCCATGAgactctttgtgtttgtctttggctCCCTCCTTCTTGTCTTTGGTGGCCCGGTCTGCATCCTTTTCCTTAACAGATTTTTCTGTGGAGCTTTTCTcactcttctccttctcctgatcagctcctctgtcttttgttttctctttgtgcttgtctgcttttgtcttttctcGCTTTTCTGTTCCTTCgcccttcttttctttctcctttccaGAGTGGTTTCTTTCTCTGATGTCACAAGATTTACCAGCATCAATTTCTTTGAAGAAAGTATCATTGCCATATTCATCTCTTGTGGAttcttgtttgattttaatgtcctttctttccttcataGACTCATACGAGTCTTTACGGTCTCGACTGTTGTCCAGGGAATccttgtcttttttgtctttgaccgTCTCTGTAGACTCCTTCcgcttcttttctttttcaactgAGTGACTCgagtttagtttttgtttttctgaccaatcctttttcttttcatttgtcttttcagaggagtctttgtctttcttccGAGATGTGGCTTCTTTCTCTGATCTTTTCTCATTGTGGTCTGATTTCTTGTCcttgactttgttttctttcctcctcgTCTCCTCCTTAACAGTCTCAACAATTAGTTTGACAGCATTGTTGGCTTTGTACTCCTTGTACTCTTTGACCGGAGCATCCCAACTGTCATCTCCGTAGAGGGAGGAGTCAGAGGACATCTCAGAGCCCCACCTGTCATGATGGTCATCTGAGGCACTGAGCTTTGTGTCCTCTAGGTTAAGGAAACGGTTGTTGACGTCATAGCCTTCGTACTCGGACTCTTCCTtctgtgctttgtcttttttacatttctctttctcctccttggTGTTTTTCTCCTTGTCCACCTTTAGatgcttttcctctttctgctcACTTTTCCTGTCTGCTTTTGAGGAGGACTTCTCCTtggactttttctttttctcctctttgtgaGCCTTTTGTTTATCCTCCTTGGGCTTCTCCTTGTCTTTGACATTTCTATCCTTGTCAGATTTTACAggcttctccctctcttccttatTTGTCTTGTCCTTGGTGGAGtcctttgttttcttatttttctcttcctttgcTGTTCTGTGCAGGTCTTTCCCGGATGACCAATCCTTATCTTCAGACTTGCTTTTCGAAAGCCTGTCCTCCTTTTTTGAATGGTCTTTTTCGTGTTTGGACAACTTGACTTTGCTCTCAGCTGGTGATTCTGACTCAACAATTAAAGACTTCTGCCTTgaatcatcaaaatcaaaagaaTAGCTCTTGACAAATTTCTCATTCATGTCTTGATTTAACACTAGACTGGGAGCCTTgtctttttccttatttttgtGCTTGTGCTTCACTTTATGCTTTTTCAGCACTTTGCCATCCACATCAGTTTTGGAGACCGCACTGTCTGCATTGGGGGTTTTGTAGAGCTCAGAATTTTTCTTGTCTACCGCGTTACTGTGCACGTTGttattcttctttttgttctccTGTGCTTTCCTCTTAACTTGTTTTATTGACTCTACACTGGAATCGGCAGAGGAGTAGTCAGACTCACTGGACAGTCTTGTTCTGACTgaaccagagagagagctgaCGTCTGACCATGTCGGGGATGACACGGtcttccatccatctgtcctccACTGCTTTGGATGCTGTTCTGCTAATGACGGTGCTTGTTTTTGAGAGTTCAAGTTTCCatgggaagaggaggaggatgcgTTAAAGCCAGGGGATTCTTTCAGGCTCGTTGCAGAAGAGTCCTTTATACTATTTGAGCCCTTGTCATCCTCACTCTCCATATCCccacagtcagagtcagatgTACAGAATTTGTCATTGACTTTACCAAACCTGACTTCTTTACTGACATTATTTTTACTCTCCTTCTTCCGcttcttttttactttattcttgtctttctgttgtttAGAGCTCATGCTGCCAGAGTCTCTAGCCTTGGTATTTGTTTGCTGGGCTTGTTGCCGTGGTGTAGGCGCTGGCGTGAAACACAACGTCCTATCATCCTCATCTGAACTGTTACTGTCAGAGATGATCCGTCTGACAGGTTTCTTTGGTGTGAGCGAGTTGCTTTTGGAATAGGTTTTGACCTCCATCTTGGGTATGGAGATGAAGCTGTTGGCCTTGCTGATGGAGTCCTTGCGGAAGTCTTTTTTCAAGAGGTGTTTATCGTCCACAGGAGGGACGCgttcctcctcatcatcctcatcaaaTTCGTATTCATCTTTGACAGGTGTGACAGCAGATTTAGGAGGGTCTACGGTTTTCCCTTTCAACTTCAGGCCCTTCTCAAACTCTGAGTCTGTGTTATTGCCATCAACAGAGCTGGACGGGGCAAATGAGGGggcatcttcctcctctgaagATTCTGCAGAAAGTAAAAAGAGGAACAATCAATACACAATTCAACACTTAAAGCCCAATCTACAAGAATAGCTTGAATAAGGTGTAACAGTCATGTAATTAAGTGACTCACAGATTTAATATTACATACCTGATGAACTTTCTTCACTTGAAGTGTAAGTGCCTTTCCCCAGCAATAGATTCAGCATAGTTGGAGAGTTGGCAACCTTCAGTGGTGTTTCACCTCTCCTGTTACTTTGACGTGGGTCCCCTCCATACCGTAAAAGCAGCTTAACCACCTGAAATGcataacatgaaatatttcattaatAAAAATTGCAGAGGAGATATTACCAAATCTTGTGGTTCAGAATTCACAGGTCAAAGGATGCAAAGTTAATGCTCCTCTAACGTCACGATTATTATGTATGCATGAGCCGTGAATAAGCTTGACATTGTAATGATCTCAAGAAAAAGACCAGAAACTGTCTCTAAAACCATTAGATCTATTTACAGAGCCTAATGATACCTGGTTCTGTTGTTCTACCCTTTTGTGCTTTACTACTTTGGTAATAATATTGAGTGCATTCAGACATGATCTGCATTTACTGACtatgcttttttgcttttttttttttttttaccttgaaaTGTCCATTGTTGGATGCATCGTGTAGAGGGGTGTCATCATCCAGACCCTTGGTGTTGACCTCTGCTCCGGCTGCCAGCAGCTGCTTGGCCACATCATAGTACCCCCTATTGCACGCTTCATGCAATGCAGTCCAGCCTGAACATTAGAAGAACAGCCGTGAGAGACGTGCACACAGCATATGAATGAATATATAGTACTTCATGCACATAGTGAAGGGCAGTCTATGAAAGAAGCTCTCACCTGCAAAGTCTTTTACATTCACATCAGCTCCCTCGCTGATGAGCTCCTTGATGCGGCGTACCTCTCCACGGATTGCTGCTCTGTGCAGCCGAGTCTCTCCTCGCTCGTTCCGTTTATTCACTTTGTCTTTGGTTTTAGATGCAGAGTTTGGCGTTCCCTTCTGACCCAGACTGGACTGCGACTGATGCTTTGGTGTTGTGTCTGTTGGTAAGAGATGGACACTTCACTTCAGCACTTGAAGAGTTTTGTATGGCACATTTTTAACAATTATCTACTGTGTCTTACTGTGTCTATTTTGTTTCTATTATGaataacagtttattttaactGCTTACAGCCACAGGGGGGCAGTCTTACTCTAAcaatcagcagcagagatgttGGACTTACCTCACTTGAGctcatttcatcacatttacaAGATTAAACTCAAGCCTTaatcacatttacattattGAGTTTGCATAGCTATTGTCCCAAATGATATTTGAAACGCACTCACTTAATCTATGTCCATGCCTTCAGGCATGCAACAAAGGAattaacatataaataaaaatggcaaTGCACTGGTCCGCACCAATCTAATTCTAAAATGtcaacagtgagagaaaaagtacaatgttGCAACAATAATACTATTTTAAGCATCTAATACATTTATGGCTGTCTACCAAAAATAAGTGTACCATTTGAGTGGACATAAGGAGGTTGTAAATTCAAAGAATAATCATCTAACagcatataaaatatattgttaaatatattcaataaacaaaaactaaatgcTTGCATGCCTTGTGCATCTGCATGTCTGCTTTGATTTGTCTCAGATGCTGATATTGCACCATTAGTTCCAGACTAATGCAATACCAACGGGGGGAGTTAGTTTCATTTCCTTGACAGTCCCATGCAGTATTTTCTAAAGTAATTCCACTACTGTAGATAAACCAATATGTGACTATTACAAATGCTAAGACAAAACAACCAAGCAGACAATGTGCTCAAGtgccagaaaataaacaaaacaatcactCACCTGCCTCACCcaccctctctgcctctctcattcctttctcacacacatgcacaaacactgtcTACATATAAAGCTCCCTCCCATCCCTGTTTCCTTGTCCGCCACCCATCCACAGAAGACGTGGCCTCCATGATAAGCACGCACCTGGACTGTTGACGGACTCCTCAGCTGTCATTTGCATGAGCAAGGCCACCTGCTGCCGCTCAGAGAGGGGGTACCCGGCCCGGATCCCTGGCATCCCCATTCCGAACGGCAAGCCCGCCTTCCGGGTGTTGGTGGGCTCCTTTTTAATGCGCTTCCGCTCTGGACCTGGTTTCTCTGTAACGAAAGCGATAGGAGAGAAGCAAAGTTAATTTTATTGGGTTGCATAGACACAATTGCCCGTTCATTCATGGACACATGAACAAATCTAATTTATTGGCCCTAATGGAAGGAGAGAGTAGTTATTAGTGTTATATCAATAAAAGACATTGAATATGACTCATTGGGTAcatttattttccatctttcttGTTATAAGTACAAAAATGTCTAAGCAGTTGCTAAGACGTTCACCTACATTTCCTATATCTGACAATCTGTCACAATTATGACACttagattttaaatgtttatttagtgtCCTTAAATTGCTTACTTTGTCAGACCAAAAGACAATGAAGCAAAAAGTAATAAATTTACAATGATTTAACAAATAGTGTTCTCATTACCACTCACACTTTGCCTCTCTTTTAGAATTTCCACtgcaaaaaaatcttttttgtacCCACCATCTAAATAAGCctctataaaaacaaaagctcaTACAATGTACTGCATATGTAGCCCAGTATGTGAGAGGTTTGGTGGTGGCAGGGGGTGACTTTTGTGTTATTacccagctgctgctgaggaaggGAGGGGCCAGCAGgcagtgtgtttatgtctgtctgtctccaagCCAATCAGTCCAAATCGAGAAGCGAGGAAAGAGGGTGTGACTTGGCAGAACCACCGTTATTACGAAATAGTTGGTGTACATTTCAATTCAACATGGCCTTGCCAAGGTCACCAcatgcctgcctgcctgcctgcctgccaggCTTACTGGAGACATGGCGCTACTGGACAAAGGCAGCTGCTCCACAAAGACACACCCAGCAATTATTTTCAGTGGCAACATACCATTTGATGACCCTCATGGAGGGTAAAGCTACACGACTGTAACACTTCATCACTGAGGGGGAACAGTTCCCACAGGCCACATCAAAAAAACACTATCAACGATACAGACTCCTatgataaagagagaaacatcaAATTCAAATGTGCGTGCAGAGAAAAATCAGTAGAGCAGTGGATGTGTCTGAGCGTGATTTCTGTGGGACTTCTGCTCCAAGTCTGGCCTCATTGCTCAaggccacaaaaacacaagtaaataaGGCAAGAAGGAAGCATGGCGGCTCACGCTTCCGGTGGCTAAAGCCTTTCcaggaaaatatttttccagtCACTAGTACAGAGCTGATGAACTTTCACTAACATCTGTGAATACTTACAGCTAATGTGCCCCCACCCCTCTTTGATACACTCTCACGTTCTCCAAAGCATTTGCCATTTAGACACATTCCTTCTGCTAAGACTTTAACAGCAGGAACCACAGAAGCAGcccaaacatgttttttgagCTGCAGAACAGAGAAAGTGCTACGCTTGCCTTTCCATACTATGTTTACAAGATTGGGAACTGTGAAGGCAGTTATTACTctgatacacacatgcagagaacTGCCACTAAACGACACACAAGGCAAAAGTCTCTAATATAAGattcatcatcagcagcagcagcagcaactggTCTACTCTACACCAGGTTGCATGAGATGCAGGTGAGGCACTTTGTTTAGAACTCAACAGACATTTTGAGCAGGTATGATCACTTCAAACTGACAACTTTTAAGATATACCAGTGAGGCAAAAAAGACGAACTCTTAACCCAGCAACTGCCTGTAGAAACAAATATGACTTTAATTTGAAGGGATGTTGTGGGAACACAGCTACATACAAAATTTGTTCCACATGTTCATAAAGGGGATATGATTTTGCTTTCAGAAGGATTGTGTTTGGTTAATCACCCTGAGAACTGAAGGCAAGATACAGATCAAAATGGTAGATGGCTTTATTAAACACAACTCTGACCAGTGTGTAACTGAGATTACTCATCATCACGTGAAACAAAATACACGTCACATGTGTGATTACTGAATTACAGAAATGAGCAAACAATTACACAACATCGTGTGCCATAGTATATCTTTCTGTTGGATGTCTATTTAGGGAACACTGCTAGGGCCTTTATGTGTCTCAGTAAAATGATATTACTCAGCTTACAGACAGGGTTGAAACCTTTCTCTCCTTACTGCCTGAAACTTGACTAACAAGATAAGAGAATAGGAGAATAAAAAAAGGAAGGCAAGCTTGCTAGGGACAGTCAACACATGAATAGACTGCCTACCTGAGCCAGGGGAGGGGACCACATCAAACATAAATGTCAGGTGATAATAGAGGCAGATTTTGATATGGCAGGCAGACAATACTACAGTGTTAGCTAGCGACAAAACAAAGAGACCGTCTGGTTCAGTTCGCCAATACACTCCACGACAAGAAGAACCACTCTAACCAGTCTGACCAGGTACGTTTGACCGTGGCATgttagactgaaaaaaaaagttctggtTGGGACTCATAAAAATTGCATAAACAGGAAGTTAAGGGAGAAGAGGCAGGAAGTGGCCAACAGGATGTTTTGTCAATGCTTTGTATTGAGCAAGAGAGACTCATAAATGTATGGCATGAGCATAGTGTGTTGTACAATGCTctatctgtcctctctgtccagctgGCACATTTGTTACATATTGCTTTCATCAGTTAAGCAGTGAGTGTACAGCTTCTGTCTATgggttttttattttcagagcCCAGTGTGAGTctgggagacagaaagacaaatcaCTGTGTGTTATAACCTGCCGGGGGAAAAGATGTGTGGGCTGAAGATCTCTGCTCACCACTGTCGCCTTTTGCAGCCCACTCTACATGGCTGAGCTCACACCTTCCTTCAAAGTTCACAAAACCTGACCATCAATACTACGCCTCAAAACTGACCCAATAGGAAAGCAAAGGGTGCAACTACAATTAATATCCAAAAGGGCTGTGAAAAATTATAGTGAAGTGGAGTAGTGAAGCACATGAGGGTAAGCtgtgaattaaaaaacacaaaagtgcaCATGACTTGAACACACAACAGCAAGCCAGCTGTATTTATTTAGCCAGTAAGTTTTGGGCCACTGTATATTGCAAgtgggcattttcacacacaacatttttttccaaaaatgctTCCCAGTTGGGAACGTTTAATGTAAGCCTGCTCAGACACGGTATGGTGTTGTGTAGAAGCAATGTTGAGACAACAGGATTTTGTTTACACAATACCACTGTTGTCGTGTAACAGTTTTTGGCATGAAATAACAAATTAACTgattatctctttttttttcttttggggtAATGGGTAGGACTTATTAGCCACAATTAATCACTCTCTGACACAGGATTAAAAACCTCAGACAtgcaaaatattatttttgtacTGATCACTCGATCACACATATTCAGAGCCCAAAATAATCTCATCAAACTGACTGTCTGACCAACCAAAGTTCAAAACCCTTACAGTTAAGGAATTTAAAGTGTTAGCATCAATTAATTTAGTGCCTCACTAACAGATCAATCACCTCATTACAGCAATGCAAAATAtgtcaacaacagcaacagaagtATAAGTGATCCTAGAGAGCATGCAGTGCCAGAATGAAGTAATTGctgtctgttgtgtgtctctCACTCCTTATAAATGGTGGCTGCATTTCAGAATTCTGTTGTTTGCAAActaaaagaagaggaggagcaggagcagagaagatttagttgtttttccttttgttttggtGCTTCAGTGAGGATGAAGCTCTTCACAAAAATGACCTGAAAACGCTAGTTGGTTTCACatgtaaacagcattttcagAATTATCCCTCTCAGTGTGGGCGTAGTCGTGATCTGACAAGATTGTTCTACCATCTAGTCTGACTGCTCTTGTGGATAGTGgtggtgaggaggaagagaggagagaagagcgGAAGGAGGATGACCTCAGGAAGGAGGAATGCTGCTGTCTAACGCTCCTCAGGAGGAGGTCAAGGGAGGCTTGGCGATTCTGCAAAGGGAGGGATGAGCATTGAGGTTTTGAGGGCTCTGATAAACTTCAACTTGAATGATCTGCAGTGTGCTATCCAATCCTCAGTACATGCTCTGGTCCCTCCTCTAACTTTCTAACTTCCTTGATGCttgtaatatttgtaaacaCTATGCGGACAGCTTCCATGTGCATGCTAATTAGAGGCTGAGTTGATAGCaatgcagacaaacaacaacagcattaCTGCAAAGACATCCTCTGCCATTATAGAAAGAGGCAATGctgtgatatttatttaatgtcaGCCCAAGCTCAGGCTAGAGTAGATTTTTCATTTGGTATTCAACAGAGGACAATTTCCAACACTAGATTTTAACACACCTACAAAGACCACAACTGAGACATTTTATTAAGGGAATAAAAGAAAGCCAAATATAATGGAAACCGATTGGATGGGATTTACAAGCTACACAGTAGGGAATCTGCCTGTGGTGTCTTAAAATAATGCATGCCTGCTCTTTAACCAACACAATCACTTGATTCAATATTTCCCTTTTAAACCTGCTAGTTATTATGAAgcaatggcaaaaaaaaaaaaaaaattaacacattaaacaaaaaaccaGCCAATTTCAAAAAACATTctatttcagccattttagcATTTTACTTGATTTTCCTCATGTAAACTTTCAGTTAATGTCCTtactaaatacaaaaaaaacagtggatGAATTACATACcaatgtttttgtatgtgtttacTTTGAGC
Coding sequences within:
- the ankrd11 gene encoding ankyrin repeat domain-containing protein 11 isoform X2; amino-acid sequence: MPKGGGSKTPQLDHFPLNTDMVEKQGGKKDKVLSNKTPKLDRSDGVKEMKEKAPKRKLPFTAGANGDQKDSDSEKPGPERKRIKKEPTNTRKAGLPFGMGMPGIRAGYPLSERQQVALLMQMTAEESVNSPDTTPKHQSQSSLGQKGTPNSASKTKDKVNKRNERGETRLHRAAIRGEVRRIKELISEGADVNVKDFAGWTALHEACNRGYYDVAKQLLAAGAEVNTKGLDDDTPLHDASNNGHFKVVKLLLRYGGDPRQSNRRGETPLKVANSPTMLNLLLGKGTYTSSEESSSESSEEEDAPSFAPSSSVDGNNTDSEFEKGLKLKGKTVDPPKSAVTPVKDEYEFDEDDEEERVPPVDDKHLLKKDFRKDSISKANSFISIPKMEVKTYSKSNSLTPKKPVRRIISDSNSSDEDDRTLCFTPAPTPRQQAQQTNTKARDSGSMSSKQQKDKNKVKKKRKKESKNNVSKEVRFGKVNDKFCTSDSDCGDMESEDDKGSNSIKDSSATSLKESPGFNASSSSSHGNLNSQKQAPSLAEQHPKQWRTDGWKTVSSPTWSDVSSLSGSVRTRLSSESDYSSADSSVESIKQVKRKAQENKKKNNNVHSNAVDKKNSELYKTPNADSAVSKTDVDGKVLKKHKVKHKHKNKEKDKAPSLVLNQDMNEKFVKSYSFDFDDSRQKSLIVESESPAESKVKLSKHEKDHSKKEDRLSKSKSEDKDWSSGKDLHRTAKEEKNKKTKDSTKDKTNKEEREKPVKSDKDRNVKDKEKPKEDKQKAHKEEKKKKSKEKSSSKADRKSEQKEEKHLKVDKEKNTKEEKEKCKKDKAQKEESEYEGYDVNNRFLNLEDTKLSASDDHHDRWGSEMSSDSSLYGDDSWDAPVKEYKEYKANNAVKLIVETVKEETRRKENKVKDKKSDHNEKRSEKEATSRKKDKDSSEKTNEKKKDWSEKQKLNSSHSVEKEKKRKESTETVKDKKDKDSLDNSRDRKDSYESMKERKDIKIKQESTRDEYGNDTFFKEIDAGKSCDIRERNHSGKEKEKKGEGTEKREKTKADKHKEKTKDRGADQEKEKSEKSSTEKSVKEKDADRATKDKKEGAKDKHKESHGKDKDRKMSSEQIKDKKEKASQDKHADREKDFLEIKKEERKPEKVREKTWFKIADIFTDESDDDEDSYNGGVLVSDSIRKDSTPDQDELDHFPSEKMRKSSAEAKHNTEKAKDKDHKEKKKEKATFDTGKERKGSLEKHNKDKKDSVDAKHKERKDRMSVDSNQEKKNKQKLLDKRDTSEEKTKSKYKDKLDHSKERKPSKGSGENEKSLLEKLEEEAMNDYKDDSNDKNSEISSDSFTDRGHEPVLTSYYDSISLTDVSEDRRDSLSISTPQDKFREKERHRHSSSSSSKKSHDKEKEKVKKDKGDKRDKTEEIREYSRRESLPFEKEPMPLEADPYTFPYGAKGDGEDDFEKTLEFEKEMSKKDKDKATGVISDRMKDKKKKEKHKEKMKEEKNKYIDGFGSFKHSKEDVKSGLKDSPQVTVLKDRSKEDSPKFEMKKDRNRDTLDKDNRMDHSKSKAKDENEKLTQSKDTVRKDSRPREKLLVDGDYQMTSFGQMLSLKDQEIEERHKRHKERMKQMEKLRPKSGDPKLKDKTKSTEEVRKNRSELSSKKSNSLESGLKEKKLKDVGLPAQMMSPGRKFQPSDSQNSKDWLGGHQMKEHLPASPRPDQNRPTGVPTPTSVISCPSFEEVMQTPRTPSCSAEDYPDIMLDGLDCQNSSAMTMSMNACSPSFFERYSNSQSFQEGTCPTPAKNLQLPLVSRSASSDVRRPLEDEFKAEADKFLRQQTDPEADFDPSSSQILEDNSATVDRLECLSSPYFPPLGMLSPRRELAHPTADVAAPALAGTEGNEHLPESVYSFLPKPSTPVHRPDPQEPCFDIAAPPTPAPAALPPLDIDDISEPHHSEPNLVLSDLPSVTEEQEQEEDDEEEEDDEEEGDMDERVDGDHCAVEEPEQTREQCSFSPQVEDPLRKSWPAESPDQQDPEVHQLSPTHTAPNQGENCFDHSMGWNSEMDLKSPHRTYGEIEAAVSKITSPYSHSDSDMQHLSGHPSVTPPYATWNRWHKEDPEDFDEQKEAVADIPSPERRDTVMDGEPNYLNTSSSSNRLEAFFQDCNKPSIEDSHQMDSESASVEPDNRQSTHSFSATTDGHMAPAVAPEPVVPWADPFSADADELDDLGPFSLPDLPLPDKSEEAEPRDPELADHNKTVSAHIRHTITDRDDPDIMEVDLSSLAKTSCPAGDLGLGEPTGQDLVVPSPHANFQQELEPEPQSVPVNSSLSLTQQQERKGPYGGPDELDPSMLYSSVKSDASQQPHIQIHSLPETLQLPLDSVSAVKSEVRQDETSEPVAESVSCSPPPQPPVAVTLSSTVELPDTQETTSKLTPVTLTTVSAPVDVPKKVDEIPQRMTRNRAKNNPSAAAVPPTSSIITSSATATPVTTSPAVSINPIPTRTPTPTSASSFSALKKDKESVLSVSSTASNSTSAVSVPTSVTTSASVVLSKTTKGRPLPVDEEESQTQHPRKRKFPRSAGQQVQVQLVNTAMQQTREMIQQTLAVVVNAIKLDDIEPYHSDRSNPYFEYLQIRKKIEEKRKILCYITPQAPQCYAEYVTYTGSYLLDGKPLSKLHIPVIAPPPSLSEPLKELFRQQEAVRGKLRLQHSIEREKLIVSCEQEVLRVHCRAARTIANQAVPFSACTMLLDSEVYNMPSESQGDENKSVRDRFNARQFISWIQDVDDKYDRMKTCLLMRQQHEAAALNAVQRMEWQLKVQELDPAGHKSLCVNEVPSFYVPMVDVNDDFVLLPA